The following are from one region of the Halogeometricum sp. S3BR5-2 genome:
- a CDS encoding DUF7504 family protein yields the protein MDQGGGAGGAPGDAPGLAAALDGLKQRGSALLVVGSVPADVYRKVSVRMLGDGDAAPRRRLLVTNATDDGRDSRLETVERRTPEWTRIVQFAAPSRGSAAASNGPGSTVSPMEPGAPNSDSNSEPESNADSDADAAGDPIAHCVDGGVTELGAEVTKTVEQFDAIAGGLAPAELRVAFDCLPTLVAEYDLETGFRFAHVLANHVRAVDGMAHFWLPRERDDEAVRVLEPLFDATVELRLDGTQLCQRWHFRDRNLSSDWLVLE from the coding sequence TGAAGCAGCGCGGAAGCGCGCTTCTGGTCGTCGGTTCGGTGCCAGCGGACGTCTACCGGAAGGTATCCGTGCGGATGCTCGGCGACGGTGACGCGGCGCCCAGACGTCGGCTCCTCGTGACGAACGCGACCGACGACGGACGGGACTCGCGGCTGGAAACCGTCGAGCGCCGGACGCCCGAGTGGACCCGCATCGTCCAGTTCGCCGCCCCGTCGCGGGGGTCCGCGGCCGCGTCGAACGGACCGGGGTCGACCGTCTCGCCGATGGAACCGGGGGCGCCGAATTCGGATTCGAACTCGGAGCCCGAATCGAACGCCGACAGCGACGCCGACGCCGCAGGCGACCCCATCGCCCACTGCGTCGACGGCGGCGTGACCGAATTGGGCGCGGAGGTGACCAAAACGGTCGAGCAGTTCGACGCCATCGCCGGCGGACTGGCGCCGGCCGAACTCCGGGTCGCCTTCGACTGTCTGCCGACCCTCGTCGCCGAGTACGACCTCGAAACCGGCTTCCGGTTCGCGCACGTCCTCGCGAACCACGTCCGCGCCGTCGACGGGATGGCGCACTTCTGGCTCCCGCGCGAGCGGGACGACGAGGCGGTCCGCGTGCTCGAACCGCTGTTCGACGCGACGGTCGAACTCCGCCTCGACGGAACCCAGTTGTGCCAGCGCTGGCACTTCCGCGACCGCAACCTCTCGTCGGACTGGCTCGTTCTCGAATGA